In a genomic window of bacterium:
- a CDS encoding efflux RND transporter periplasmic adaptor subunit has translation MTTRLLACGLVLLLALPGCGGGHTAADGDAVAGHDHDHDHGDAPAGHDHETAHGGAGHDEHRNEIHVTPAQRARYGITTAPAGPGELDLGVDLPAEVRPDGDRLAHIVPRFPGIVKDVRKNVGDRVKSGDVLATIESSESLAPYPLVTLTDGTVIEKHLTRGEAIDREKQAFVIADLSQVWVDASVFQRNLDDVRLGQAVRVSAGPGGPTALGTVTYLTPVVDVPTRTATARVVLPNPGGAWRPGIFATVRALRPVPVPLAIPRDAVQTIEGQTVAFVDRGDGFAIRHVVLGRAGDTLVEVLDGLAPGDPIAVTSTFLLKAEAGKGAAEHAH, from the coding sequence ATGACGACACGACTCCTGGCCTGCGGGCTGGTGCTGCTGCTCGCCCTCCCGGGCTGCGGCGGCGGGCACACGGCGGCCGACGGCGACGCCGTCGCCGGCCACGATCACGATCACGATCACGGCGACGCGCCCGCCGGCCACGACCACGAGACGGCGCACGGCGGCGCCGGACACGACGAGCACCGCAACGAGATCCACGTCACCCCCGCGCAGCGCGCGCGCTACGGCATCACCACGGCGCCCGCCGGGCCGGGCGAGCTCGACCTCGGCGTCGACCTGCCGGCCGAGGTGCGGCCCGACGGCGACCGCCTCGCGCACATCGTGCCGCGCTTCCCGGGCATCGTGAAGGACGTACGCAAGAACGTCGGCGACCGCGTGAAGAGCGGCGACGTCCTGGCGACGATCGAGAGCAGCGAGAGCCTCGCGCCCTACCCGCTCGTGACCCTCACCGACGGCACCGTCATCGAGAAGCACCTGACGCGCGGCGAGGCCATCGATCGCGAGAAGCAGGCGTTCGTCATCGCCGACCTCTCGCAGGTGTGGGTCGACGCGAGCGTCTTCCAGCGCAATCTCGACGACGTCCGGCTGGGCCAGGCCGTGCGCGTCTCCGCCGGGCCCGGCGGCCCGACCGCGCTCGGCACCGTCACCTATCTGACGCCCGTCGTCGACGTCCCCACGCGCACCGCCACGGCGCGGGTCGTGCTGCCGAACCCGGGCGGCGCCTGGCGCCCCGGCATCTTCGCGACCGTGCGCGCGCTCCGGCCCGTGCCGGTGCCGCTCGCGATCCCGCGCGACGCGGTGCAGACGATCGAAGGCCAGACCGTCGCGTTCGTCGACCGGGGCGACGGCTTCGCCATCCGCCACGTCGTCCTCGGCCGCGCCGGCGACACGCTCGTCGAGGTGCTCGACGGGCTCGCGCCGGGCGATCCGATCGCGGTCACGAGCACGTTCCTCTTGAAGGCCGAGGCCGGCAAGGGCGCGGCCGAGCACGCACACTAG
- a CDS encoding DUF962 domain-containing protein: MRTLDAWLAAYGESHRNPANETIHRIVVPIIYLDVLGLLRAIPLGGSLDGAAIGAALVLLYYLYYLRLSPALAAGMAVFTGAGLAALAALHAVLGGWYVAALAGVFVVAWIAQFVGHGIEGRKPSFTQDVQFFLIGPLWVLADVYRRCGGQPSVASPLSRRTTGPAKSA, from the coding sequence ATGCGCACGCTCGACGCCTGGCTCGCCGCGTACGGCGAGAGTCACCGCAACCCGGCCAACGAAACCATCCACCGCATCGTCGTCCCCATCATCTATCTCGACGTGCTCGGGCTCCTGCGCGCGATCCCGCTCGGGGGCTCGCTCGACGGCGCCGCGATCGGCGCCGCTCTCGTGCTCCTCTACTACCTGTACTACCTGCGGCTCTCGCCGGCGCTCGCGGCGGGCATGGCGGTGTTCACCGGCGCGGGGCTCGCCGCGCTCGCGGCCCTGCACGCGGTGCTCGGCGGTTGGTACGTGGCGGCGCTGGCCGGCGTGTTCGTGGTCGCCTGGATCGCGCAGTTCGTCGGCCACGGCATCGAGGGACGCAAGCCCTCGTTCACCCAGGACGTGCAGTTCTTCCTCATCGGACCGTTGTGGGTGCTCGCCGACGTCTACCGCCGCTGCGGCGGTCAGCCGAGCGTCGCCTCCCCGCTGTCGCGGCGGACGACCGGGCCCGCGAAGAGCGCATAG
- a CDS encoding pyridoxamine 5'-phosphate oxidase family protein yields MTSTDPHRIDSVEALRAIVGAPGTATEAKIEPVVGEFARAFIARSPFLLMATADAEGRLDVSPKGDGPGFVAVPDARTLLVPDRTGNRLVFGLQNILANPHVGLVFLVPGTGETLRVNGRAELTRDPAVCERLAARGKPALLAIRVTVEECFFHCAKAFLRSQLWRPEAWPPPEKVSFGRMMARKFGGDDAMATSIDQMIDEDYRNNL; encoded by the coding sequence ATGACGTCCACCGATCCGCACCGCATCGACAGCGTGGAGGCCCTGCGGGCGATCGTCGGCGCGCCCGGCACGGCGACCGAGGCCAAGATCGAGCCCGTGGTCGGTGAGTTCGCGCGTGCCTTCATCGCGCGCTCGCCGTTCCTGCTCATGGCCACCGCGGACGCCGAGGGGCGTCTCGACGTCTCGCCGAAGGGCGACGGCCCGGGCTTCGTCGCCGTCCCCGACGCGCGCACGCTGCTCGTGCCGGATCGCACCGGCAACCGGCTCGTCTTCGGTCTCCAGAACATCCTCGCGAACCCGCATGTCGGGCTCGTCTTCCTCGTGCCGGGGACCGGCGAGACCCTGCGTGTGAACGGGCGTGCCGAGCTGACGCGCGATCCCGCCGTCTGCGAGCGTCTCGCGGCGCGCGGCAAGCCGGCGCTGCTCGCCATCCGGGTCACCGTGGAGGAGTGCTTCTTCCACTGCGCCAAGGCCTTCCTGCGCTCGCAGCTGTGGCGGCCCGAGGCCTGGCCGCCGCCCGAGAAGGTCTCGTTCGGGCGCATGATGGCGCGCAAGTTCGGCGGCGACGACGCGATGGCGACCTCGATCGACCAGATGATCGACGAGGACTACCGCAACAACCTCTGA
- a CDS encoding CusA/CzcA family heavy metal efflux RND transporter, with protein MLERVLRFSIVHRWLVVMLTLVAAAYGVHELTRLPIDAVPDITNNQVQVSTIAPALSPGEIEQQVTFPIETALAGIPGLVETRSLSRNGFSQVTAVFGDDVDVYFARQQVAERLAPLRATLPPGADPQMGPISTGLGEIYMWTIEYEHPDGAGAPAADGRPGWQPDGSFRTPEGAVLATDVERAIYLRTVQDWIIRPQLVGVPGVAGVDAIGGFVKQYVVTPDPELLVAYGLTFADLLAALERNNVSTGAGFIEHNGEAHQVRATGRLETPEQLADIAITERGGVPIRVRDVARVAVGPEPRTGSASENGHEVVVGTALMLIGANSRTVARAVDEKMVAVNATLPPGIRAKTVLDRTTLVDATVATVRTNLAEGAILVVVVLMVLLGNLRAALLTALAIPLSMLLTAIGMVEGRISGNLMSLGAIDFGLIVDGAVIIVENCLRHLAERQHELGRVLTRAERLRVVFDASRQVRSATAFGEAIIITVYVPILFLTGVEGKMFRPMAITVMLALGAAFVLSLTFIPAMVALCITGRVEEREHVVLRWARRLYAPALGWALRWRRSVVATAVALFAASLLLFGRLGQEFVPTLAELDIAIHALRIPSTGLAQSSRMQTDLERVIATVPEVAFVFSKVGTAETGADPMPPNVADTFVVLQPRADWPDPSDTKEDVRRRIERALGATLGSSFEFTQPIQMRFNELIAGVRSDVAVKLFGDDLDALLPLAQQIGRLLAETPGAADVRVEQVEGLPTLSVDPDREAIARNGLTVADVQDAIAIGVGGRTAGQLFEGDRRFDVVVRLADDVRTDVERLAALPIPLPAHDEEVARGRERGSAPSRFGFLALGAVADLVQTEGPNQVSRENGKRRIVVQANVRGRDIGSFVADAQARIAGGVAMPAGSWLAWGGQFENLVQAKARLLVVVPACFAVIGLLLFGTFGSVRQSAIVFSGVPLALTGGIVSLWLRGMPFSISAAVGFIALSGIAVLNGLVLVTFINELRTQGRATDDAVHDGALTRLRPVLMTALVASLGFVPMALATGTGAEVQRPLATVVIGGLVTCTALTLVVLPALYALFAGPVVRRDSGEATLG; from the coding sequence ATGCTGGAACGGGTCCTCCGCTTCTCCATCGTCCACCGCTGGCTGGTGGTGATGCTGACCCTCGTGGCCGCGGCCTACGGCGTCCACGAGCTCACGCGCCTCCCCATCGACGCGGTGCCCGACATCACCAACAACCAGGTGCAGGTGAGCACGATCGCGCCGGCGCTGTCGCCCGGCGAGATCGAGCAGCAGGTCACCTTCCCGATCGAGACGGCGCTCGCCGGCATCCCCGGGTTGGTCGAGACGCGCTCGCTCTCGCGCAACGGCTTCTCCCAGGTGACGGCCGTCTTCGGCGACGACGTCGACGTCTACTTCGCGCGCCAGCAGGTCGCCGAGCGTCTGGCGCCGCTGCGCGCGACCCTGCCGCCCGGAGCCGATCCGCAGATGGGTCCGATCTCGACCGGGCTCGGCGAGATCTACATGTGGACCATCGAGTACGAGCACCCGGACGGCGCCGGCGCTCCGGCGGCCGACGGCCGACCCGGGTGGCAGCCGGACGGCAGCTTCCGCACGCCCGAGGGCGCCGTGCTCGCCACCGACGTCGAGCGCGCGATCTACCTGCGCACGGTGCAGGACTGGATCATCCGCCCGCAGCTCGTCGGCGTGCCCGGCGTCGCCGGCGTCGACGCCATCGGCGGCTTCGTGAAGCAGTACGTCGTCACGCCCGATCCGGAGCTGCTGGTCGCCTACGGGCTCACGTTCGCCGATCTCCTGGCCGCGCTCGAGCGCAACAACGTCAGCACCGGCGCCGGCTTCATCGAGCACAACGGCGAAGCGCATCAGGTGCGCGCGACGGGCCGGCTGGAGACGCCCGAGCAGCTCGCGGACATCGCGATCACCGAGCGCGGCGGCGTTCCGATCCGCGTGCGCGACGTCGCCCGCGTCGCCGTCGGCCCCGAGCCGCGGACCGGCAGCGCGAGCGAGAACGGACACGAGGTCGTCGTCGGCACGGCGCTCATGCTGATCGGCGCCAACAGCCGCACCGTCGCGCGGGCCGTCGACGAGAAGATGGTCGCCGTGAACGCCACGCTTCCCCCGGGCATCCGCGCCAAGACGGTGCTGGATCGCACGACGCTGGTCGACGCGACCGTCGCCACGGTGCGCACCAATCTCGCCGAGGGCGCGATCCTCGTCGTCGTCGTGCTGATGGTGCTGCTCGGCAACCTGCGCGCCGCGCTGCTGACGGCGCTCGCCATCCCGCTGTCGATGCTGCTGACCGCCATCGGCATGGTCGAAGGCCGCATCAGCGGCAACCTCATGAGCCTCGGCGCCATCGACTTCGGGCTCATCGTCGACGGTGCGGTGATCATCGTCGAGAATTGCCTGCGCCACCTCGCCGAGCGGCAGCACGAGCTCGGCCGCGTCCTCACGCGCGCCGAGCGGCTCCGCGTCGTGTTCGACGCCAGCCGCCAGGTGCGCAGCGCCACCGCCTTCGGCGAGGCGATCATCATCACCGTCTACGTGCCGATCCTCTTCCTCACCGGCGTCGAGGGGAAGATGTTCCGCCCGATGGCGATCACGGTGATGCTCGCCCTCGGCGCCGCGTTCGTCCTGTCGCTGACCTTCATCCCGGCGATGGTGGCGCTGTGCATCACCGGCCGCGTCGAGGAGCGCGAGCACGTCGTCCTGCGCTGGGCCCGGCGCCTGTACGCGCCGGCGCTGGGCTGGGCGCTGCGCTGGCGCCGCAGCGTCGTGGCCACGGCGGTCGCGCTCTTCGCGGCCTCGTTGCTGCTCTTCGGGCGGCTCGGGCAGGAGTTCGTGCCCACGCTGGCCGAGCTCGACATCGCGATCCACGCCCTGCGCATCCCGAGCACCGGCCTCGCGCAGTCGTCGCGCATGCAGACCGACCTCGAGCGCGTCATCGCCACCGTGCCCGAGGTCGCGTTCGTGTTCTCGAAGGTCGGCACGGCCGAGACGGGCGCCGACCCGATGCCGCCGAACGTCGCCGACACCTTCGTCGTCCTCCAGCCACGCGCCGACTGGCCCGACCCCTCGGACACGAAGGAGGACGTCCGCCGCCGCATCGAACGGGCGCTCGGCGCCACGCTCGGCAGCAGCTTCGAGTTCACGCAGCCGATCCAGATGCGCTTCAACGAGCTGATCGCCGGCGTGCGCAGCGACGTCGCCGTGAAGCTCTTCGGCGACGATCTCGACGCCCTGCTGCCGCTGGCGCAGCAGATCGGCCGCCTGCTCGCCGAGACGCCCGGCGCCGCCGACGTACGCGTCGAGCAGGTCGAGGGTCTGCCGACGCTCAGCGTCGACCCCGACCGCGAAGCCATCGCCCGCAACGGCCTCACCGTCGCCGACGTGCAGGACGCGATCGCGATCGGCGTCGGCGGGCGCACGGCCGGCCAGCTGTTCGAAGGCGACCGCCGCTTCGACGTGGTCGTACGCCTCGCCGACGACGTGCGCACCGACGTGGAGCGCCTCGCGGCACTGCCGATCCCGCTGCCGGCGCACGACGAAGAGGTGGCGCGGGGCCGGGAGCGCGGCAGCGCGCCGTCGCGCTTCGGGTTCCTGGCGCTCGGCGCGGTCGCCGACCTCGTCCAGACCGAAGGCCCGAACCAGGTGAGCCGCGAGAACGGCAAGCGTCGCATCGTGGTGCAGGCGAACGTCCGCGGCCGCGACATCGGCTCCTTCGTGGCCGACGCGCAGGCGCGCATCGCGGGCGGCGTCGCGATGCCGGCCGGCAGCTGGCTCGCCTGGGGCGGCCAGTTCGAGAACCTGGTGCAGGCGAAAGCGCGCCTGCTCGTCGTGGTGCCCGCGTGCTTCGCGGTCATCGGGCTGCTCCTCTTCGGCACGTTCGGCTCGGTGCGCCAGTCGGCCATCGTGTTCTCGGGCGTGCCGCTGGCCCTGACGGGCGGCATCGTGAGCCTCTGGCTGCGCGGCATGCCGTTCTCCATCTCCGCCGCCGTCGGCTTCATCGCCCTCTCCGGCATCGCCGTCCTGAACGGCCTCGTGCTGGTGACGTTCATCAACGAGCTGCGCACGCAGGGCCGCGCGACGGACGACGCCGTCCACGACGGTGCGCTCACGCGCCTGCGGCCGGTGCTGATGACGGCGCTCGTCGCCTCGCTCGGCTTCGTGCCGATGGCGCTCGCGACCGGCACCGGCGCCGAGGTGCAGCGCCCGCTGGCCACGGTCGTCATTGGCGGCCTCGTCACCTGCACCGCGCTGACGCTCGTCGTGCTGCCCGCGCTCTATGCGCTCTTCGCGGGCCCGGTCGTCCGCCGCGACAGCGGGGAGGCGACGCTCGGCTGA
- a CDS encoding TetR family transcriptional regulator codes for MPRRTPTRPRKEARQQRSQATVDAILEAAARLLAGGDLARVTTNQIAELAGVSVGSLYQYFPSKEAILGELIDRHAEQTMARLAAVLVAFAERPVPEALREIVAILLEADTVDRNLHRVFLDGLPAAGRTAQRQEEIRRVTLVVRELLALRRVDLRVGDLDLAAFVVVQALEAVTNAAVLEYPDRLRDPALIDEIAALAARYLVE; via the coding sequence ATGCCCCGCCGCACGCCGACCCGTCCCCGCAAGGAAGCCCGCCAGCAGCGCTCGCAGGCGACCGTCGACGCCATCCTCGAAGCCGCCGCCCGCCTGCTCGCCGGCGGCGACCTCGCGCGCGTCACCACGAACCAGATCGCCGAGCTGGCCGGCGTCAGCGTCGGCTCGCTGTACCAGTACTTCCCGAGCAAGGAGGCGATCCTCGGCGAGCTGATCGACCGCCATGCGGAGCAGACGATGGCCCGCCTGGCGGCGGTGCTGGTCGCCTTCGCCGAGCGTCCGGTCCCGGAGGCGCTGCGCGAGATCGTCGCGATCCTGCTCGAAGCCGACACGGTCGACCGCAACCTCCACCGCGTCTTCCTCGACGGGCTGCCCGCCGCCGGCCGCACGGCGCAACGCCAGGAGGAGATCCGCCGCGTCACCCTCGTGGTCCGCGAGCTGCTCGCGCTGCGCCGCGTCGACCTGCGCGTCGGCGACCTCGATCTCGCGGCCTTCGTCGTCGTCCAGGCCCTCGAGGCGGTGACGAACGCGGCGGTGCTCGAGTACCCGGACCGCCTGCGCGACCCGGCGCTGATCGACGAGATCGCTGCGCTGGCGGCGCGATATCTCGTCGAGTGA
- a CDS encoding TolC family protein: protein MDALVPMVRPMALLAALACTAPPALARDAAMPASPPEAAAAPAPSGAITLRDAVAAALVRSPELAAFSAEVRAREAATLQAGLLPNPVLRTDLEDFGGSGRRAAFHSAQTTISLAQLVELGGKRAKRQRVASLERDLAGWDYEARRATVLAEVTKAFVATLAAQERLALADELVRVAAASVRTVGDQVAAGAVSPIERDRAEVALDRTRLERVQIEHDVAAAKATLAATFGAERVTFTAVRGDLARVTAPAPEAEFLARVDANPDLARWTTELEQRSAAIELERARGIPDITVGVGGRHFDEDDTSGAVVELSIPLPIFDRNQGGVREAHERLAKAKAERAAAEASVRGALGRAYQEFHAAWDQVVSLRDRVIPRARAVFDGASDAYARGLYRWLEVLDAQRTLFAVRDQYVQALATYHAARVDVERLSGTPIAGEPTAEEARP, encoded by the coding sequence ATGGACGCGCTCGTCCCGATGGTTCGACCCATGGCGTTGCTGGCCGCGCTGGCCTGCACCGCCCCACCCGCGCTGGCTCGCGACGCGGCGATGCCGGCGTCGCCGCCCGAGGCGGCGGCCGCGCCGGCGCCGTCCGGCGCGATCACGCTGCGCGACGCCGTCGCCGCGGCGCTCGTGCGCAGCCCCGAGCTGGCCGCGTTCTCCGCCGAGGTGCGCGCCCGCGAAGCCGCGACCCTCCAGGCCGGCCTGCTGCCGAACCCGGTGCTGCGGACCGACCTCGAAGACTTCGGCGGCAGCGGCCGGCGCGCCGCCTTCCACAGCGCGCAGACGACGATCAGCCTCGCCCAGCTCGTCGAGCTCGGCGGCAAGCGCGCGAAGCGGCAGCGCGTCGCCAGCCTCGAGCGCGACCTCGCGGGCTGGGACTACGAGGCCCGGCGCGCGACCGTCCTCGCCGAGGTGACGAAGGCCTTCGTGGCCACGCTCGCGGCGCAGGAACGGCTGGCGCTCGCCGACGAGCTGGTGCGCGTCGCCGCGGCGTCGGTGCGCACGGTTGGCGATCAGGTGGCGGCGGGTGCGGTGTCGCCGATCGAGCGGGACCGCGCCGAGGTCGCGCTCGACCGCACGCGCCTCGAGCGCGTGCAGATCGAGCACGACGTCGCGGCCGCGAAGGCGACGCTGGCGGCGACCTTCGGCGCGGAGCGCGTGACCTTCACGGCCGTGCGCGGCGACCTCGCACGCGTGACCGCCCCCGCGCCCGAAGCCGAGTTCCTCGCCCGCGTCGACGCCAATCCCGACCTCGCACGCTGGACCACGGAGCTCGAGCAGCGCAGCGCCGCGATCGAGCTCGAGCGGGCGCGGGGCATCCCCGACATCACGGTCGGCGTCGGCGGGCGGCACTTCGACGAGGACGACACCAGCGGTGCGGTGGTCGAGCTGTCGATCCCGCTGCCCATCTTCGACCGCAACCAGGGCGGCGTCCGCGAGGCGCACGAGCGGCTCGCGAAGGCGAAGGCCGAGCGCGCCGCCGCCGAGGCGTCGGTGCGCGGCGCGCTCGGCCGCGCGTACCAGGAGTTCCACGCGGCCTGGGACCAGGTGGTCTCGCTGCGCGACCGGGTGATCCCGCGCGCGCGCGCGGTCTTCGACGGCGCGAGCGACGCCTACGCCCGCGGGCTCTACCGCTGGCTCGAGGTGCTCGACGCGCAGCGCACCCTGTTCGCGGTGCGCGACCAGTACGTCCAGGCGCTCGCGACCTACCACGCCGCCCGCGTCGACGTGGAGCGACTCAGCGGCACGCCGATCGCCGGCGAGCCCACGGCGGAGGAGGCCCGGCCATGA
- a CDS encoding META domain-containing protein: protein MRRQAVGLLVVLVVVMACGRARVPSFAEHQWSLVELDGRAVGADVARVPYLTFHRDGRVSGFGGCNRLAGTYRVDRDSLTFGPLAATRMACLDAPDVETAFLAALGRVQRWTVADGRLALLTGDGTRLAVLVEAAAH, encoded by the coding sequence ATGCGTCGCCAGGCAGTCGGACTCCTCGTCGTGCTCGTGGTCGTGATGGCCTGCGGTCGCGCCCGCGTGCCGAGCTTCGCGGAGCATCAGTGGAGCCTCGTCGAGCTCGACGGCCGGGCGGTGGGCGCGGACGTCGCCCGCGTGCCCTACCTCACCTTCCACCGCGACGGGCGGGTGTCGGGGTTCGGCGGCTGCAACCGTCTCGCCGGTACGTATCGGGTGGATCGCGACAGCCTGACGTTCGGTCCCCTCGCCGCGACCAGGATGGCCTGCCTCGACGCACCCGACGTCGAGACCGCGTTCCTCGCAGCGCTCGGGCGGGTGCAGCGTTGGACCGTCGCGGACGGGCGCCTCGCCCTCCTCACCGGCGACGGCACGCGGCTGGCGGTGCTGGTCGAGGCGGCGGCGCACTAG
- a CDS encoding PLP-dependent aminotransferase family protein, protein MVLRLDGSGPLWRQLYRALRDAIVAGRLAPGARAPATRALSAELGLSRTTVLLAYDQLLAEGYLAGRRGAGTFVGEGVASEPRTSRDVGSPAVPLSRFAARLLADRRRPLLSAYASERPGLPYDFRYGLATLQDFPVETWQRCLGRRARRAPLRAYDYGPPQGSPALRTALAGYLGRARGVACDPEQIIVVSGSQQGLDLAARVLVDPGAAVAVEEPGYEGARGAFRAIGAKLAPIPVDADGLDPAALANRRLRVVHVTPSHQYPLGGVMSWPRRAALLAWAEQAGAWILEDDYDGEFRLDGRPLQALKGVDAAGRVVYLGTFSKVLFPALRLGYVVLPPPLVEPFLRAKLVADGGSPRLEQDALADFLTSGAFERHVGRARTRHRERRAALLAALATHLGERVEVVGAAAGLHVVAWMRDLAPSRTGTLVRRAAAAGVGVYSITPHYLTPPPRAGFILGYGGLTPAAIRDGVRRLAAVIDEVG, encoded by the coding sequence TCGTCGCGGGGCGCCTCGCGCCGGGCGCCCGGGCGCCGGCCACGCGGGCCCTGTCTGCGGAGCTCGGCCTGTCGCGGACGACCGTCCTGCTCGCCTACGACCAGCTGCTCGCCGAGGGCTACCTCGCCGGCCGCCGCGGTGCGGGCACGTTCGTCGGCGAGGGGGTCGCCTCGGAGCCGCGTACGTCGCGCGACGTGGGATCGCCCGCCGTGCCGTTGTCGCGCTTCGCGGCGCGCCTGCTCGCCGATCGCCGGCGGCCGTTGCTCTCGGCGTACGCGAGCGAGCGGCCCGGCCTGCCGTACGACTTCCGCTACGGTCTCGCGACGCTCCAGGACTTCCCGGTCGAGACCTGGCAGCGCTGTCTCGGCCGGCGCGCGCGCCGCGCGCCGCTTCGCGCCTACGACTACGGCCCGCCGCAGGGATCGCCCGCGCTGCGTACGGCGCTCGCCGGCTACCTCGGGCGTGCCCGCGGCGTCGCCTGCGACCCGGAGCAGATCATCGTCGTCAGCGGCTCGCAGCAGGGGCTCGACCTCGCGGCCCGTGTGCTCGTCGACCCCGGCGCCGCCGTGGCCGTCGAGGAGCCGGGGTACGAGGGCGCGCGCGGCGCGTTCCGCGCCATCGGCGCGAAGCTGGCGCCGATCCCGGTCGACGCGGACGGCCTCGATCCGGCGGCGCTCGCGAACCGGCGGCTGCGTGTCGTGCACGTGACGCCGTCGCACCAGTACCCGCTCGGCGGCGTGATGTCGTGGCCGCGGCGCGCGGCCCTGCTCGCGTGGGCCGAGCAGGCCGGCGCGTGGATCCTCGAAGACGACTACGATGGCGAGTTCCGCCTCGACGGCCGCCCGCTGCAGGCGCTGAAGGGCGTCGACGCCGCCGGGCGCGTCGTCTATCTCGGCACGTTCTCGAAGGTGCTCTTCCCGGCGCTGCGGCTCGGCTACGTCGTCCTGCCGCCGCCGCTCGTCGAGCCGTTCCTGCGCGCGAAGCTGGTCGCCGACGGCGGCAGCCCGCGCCTCGAGCAGGACGCGCTGGCCGACTTCCTCACGAGCGGTGCGTTCGAGCGTCACGTCGGCCGCGCCCGCACGCGCCATCGCGAGCGCCGGGCCGCGCTGCTGGCCGCGCTGGCGACGCACCTCGGCGAGCGCGTGGAGGTCGTCGGCGCCGCGGCGGGCCTGCACGTGGTGGCATGGATGCGCGACCTCGCGCCGTCGCGCACCGGCACGCTCGTGCGCCGCGCCGCCGCGGCGGGCGTCGGCGTCTACTCGATCACGCCGCATTACCTGACGCCGCCGCCGCGGGCGGGCTTCATCCTCGGCTACGGCGGTCTCACGCCGGCGGCGATCCGCGACGGGGTGAGGCGGCTGGCGGCGGTGATCGACGAGGTGGGGTGA
- the rlmJ gene encoding 23S rRNA (adenine(2030)-N(6))-methyltransferase RlmJ, with the protein MADRSRYASEGTPPDYSHRLHAGNVGDVWKHVVLVEVLAQVAATGARAAYVETHAGEGRYPLAATGEWTLGIGRLWTAAAPALERYLAICRAHGRGDARPTNHPGSPLLARTILGPDAPLALWERDAKAAARLASVLDDGHTRITTADGLAALDDALGAASSRARTVVAFVDPPWSRKGDWHDVPETVAAAARRHPRACLLLWYPLKSLTRPNAMMDRLAAGGVTGVAAELVTTPLEHQRRRLNGSGMLLIHAPADVAARVAAAAPAVAAHCATFPGVWSLRLRAFGPTAA; encoded by the coding sequence ATGGCCGACCGCTCGCGCTACGCGTCCGAGGGCACCCCGCCCGACTACAGCCACCGCCTCCACGCCGGCAACGTCGGCGACGTATGGAAGCACGTCGTCCTGGTCGAGGTGCTCGCGCAGGTCGCGGCGACGGGGGCACGGGCGGCGTACGTCGAGACGCACGCCGGCGAGGGACGCTACCCGCTCGCGGCGACCGGCGAGTGGACCCTGGGCATCGGGCGGCTGTGGACGGCGGCGGCGCCGGCGCTCGAGCGCTACCTCGCTATCTGCCGCGCGCACGGACGCGGCGACGCCCGGCCGACGAACCATCCCGGCTCGCCGCTGCTCGCGCGCACGATCCTCGGACCCGACGCGCCGCTCGCGCTCTGGGAGCGCGACGCCAAGGCGGCGGCGCGGCTCGCGTCGGTGCTGGACGACGGCCACACGCGCATCACCACCGCCGACGGCCTCGCAGCCCTGGACGACGCGCTCGGCGCCGCCTCGAGCCGCGCGCGGACCGTGGTCGCGTTCGTCGATCCGCCGTGGTCGCGCAAGGGCGACTGGCACGACGTGCCGGAGACGGTCGCGGCCGCGGCACGCCGCCATCCGCGCGCGTGCCTGCTCCTCTGGTATCCGCTGAAGAGCCTCACGCGGCCGAACGCGATGATGGACCGGCTCGCCGCCGGCGGCGTGACCGGTGTCGCCGCGGAGCTGGTGACGACGCCGCTCGAGCACCAGCGGCGCCGCTTGAACGGCAGCGGCATGCTGCTGATCCACGCGCCGGCCGACGTCGCCGCGCGCGTCGCCGCGGCGGCGCCGGCGGTCGCCGCGCACTGCGCCACGTTCCCGGGGGTCTGGTCGCTGCGCCTGCGCGCGTTCGGGCCGACGGCGGCCTGA